Part of the Yersinia hibernica genome, TCGCCGTATCCACTTCGTCCTCATCCACATGGGTGGACGCTGGCGGTGAACCGGTTGGCGGCTTTCCCCCTGTCTGGGTTTGGGTGAGCGCGGCAATTTTGGGCGCTTTATCCAGAAAGCTTTTCAGGCTGTCCGGGTTAGCCAGAGCCAATGACTCCGCCCAGGCTTTCTGAGCAGGCAGTAATCGCCCGTCAGACAATGCGGCGGTAATGAGTCCGTCACACTGTTGACTGGTCAATGCGGCCATATTGGCCTGAGCCTGAGTGACTGCTTCACTGACGGCCTGGTGCATCACCTCGACAGACACCCACTTAACCGGGTCTGGCGTGGTGACCTGCGCAGTCAGCGCGGCAATTTGCGTATCATATTGGTCAAGCATTTGAAGCAGGTTCACCGAGGCCGCTGCTGTCCCTTCATCATTCGAAAGGCGCTGGATCAGCTTCATCAGTTCAGCCATGACTTCTTCTTGGGTGGTAGAGAGCGGTAGATTGAGCATCCAGCGCAGTTGTTCGAGTAGTTCGTCCATTCCGGCGTTACCCTCAGAGGTTGAGTTGATGGCCAGGACGGATGCGGCGGCTAACATCACCTCATCCATATCATCCAGAGCCGGTGTGTTAGTCAGTGCAGCGTGAAGGATTTGCAGCACATGACCGGATTTGTTGTAGCTAAAAACGGGGGAGATAAAGCGGTATTCATCTTTTAGGATCATTGCCGCTGCGGCGTCAGTCCATTTGACATCGATAGCAAACAGCCCCTTACCCTCTCGCCATTCCAGTGTTTTAAACCAACCGGATGCAGGGGCGGGCTGACCATTCTTGGCGGCTTTTAGTGTCTGATGTTCGTAATCAATGACGTAGGGAGTTAACTTGGCATTAGCCGCATCAATGAGCCGCTGCGCAATCTCAGCGTTCATCACCCAGTGATCACATTCTTCAGGGCGACCATCTACCGCCCGGAATTCGCCAGCGGGAAAGAGCTGGATGGTTCCGTGGGTCGCTTTTGTGATTTCGATGGCCAGAGCGGCGAATAATGTTTTCATGCCACCGAGAATACGGGGCCGCGAAAAGGGAATTCAGTGGAAGGGGTTCAGTGGATAGGATAGGAAATTGAGCAGATGTATCTTGCCACTGTAATTGTTCGCATGGCAATGGCTAATAGTCGTTTTAAAACCGATTTAAAAACGCCGTGAAGCCGTTAATAGTCATAATGACAAATCATCGTAGCATAAAGGTATAAAAAGCCGCTGTTGGGCTTTACAGTCGCTCATCTGCTTTTCGCAGGTTCATAACTGGGTACGACAATCTCACACGCCATGATAGCATTACCTATCAATAACGAATAAAGCCGATTATAAGGATGGATATGAACGAGCCGCGTAACAACTTTTGGAACAATACTTTTTTGTTAGCCTTGGCTCCTATCGGCGGTTATTTTTTTGTTTATAGATGGTTCGCAGGCAAAGCAGATTACTATCAATACCCAAGAGAATTAATAGAAATTAATTTAACTTCAGGTCTTAGTCTTTTTTATATCACCGTGCTCATCCTTAGTTTAGCATTGTGTTACTGGTATATTCTTAATAAAACTATTGTTGTTGATAATAATAATGAAGAGGGTTATGAAAAGGTAGAGGTTATACTTATTAGTTTATTTATATTTATGTGTATTATCTCACCCGCACCAAATATTATTGGATTCGAAGGTAAGTGGTATCACTCAATGATTGCTGCTGTAGCATTTATGACCCTGATGAATCTAATTAGCCGTTTTAATAAATTTATTTTTAAGGTGACCTCACTAAGGCGGAAATTCTTTTTAACCAAAAACAACTATGTCATGGTTTTACTTTCCGCATTTATTTTATCAAAAATTATCTATGATATGTCATATGCTGAAGCCAGAAACAAAAAAGACTATTTCATCATGCACATTGCAGATAAAAACTACGGTGTAATAGATATTTACTCCAATACCTATATCCTCGCGGCGCTGGAAAACAATCAACTCACTAAATCATTGGTTATTTACCGAGCTGACTCTGGGGATATAATACCAATAGAAAACAAAAAACTGACTCAAGCACCATTGATTACCCGCTGAAAGTAGTCTAAACCGGTGGTTTCCATGGCTTCCACGTCCTGTTCTGCCAGGTGCAGGAAAGGACGCGCAGGCATCTTGATGGTATGCGCACCCACCGTGGTGGTCTGCACAAAATTGGACTTCGATTTTTTGACGAACCGGTTACCGACTTCCCCGTTTTTATACTGTTTAAAATGCACATCCTGCTTGCGGGCCTTACGTTTTATCTCACCACCAAACTGGTGAATGGGGCCATAGACCGAATTGGTACCCACACTGGCGCTGTCATTATCGCTCTCCTGCACGATACTCGCCGCCAGTCGGCCCGATAATTGCAGAATTTGGCCACCGGCGCGTTTCTTCGCATAAGCCGGACTCCATCCCATCCAGGCAGGCCGCCCCTGATTTTTAAAGTTCTCTTCAGCAGCATCACCCATGGCTGCTGCGAGCTCGCGCATCAGGGGCTCACGGTGCTCCAGTTTGCTGATAAGTTCGCCCAGGGAACGCTCAAAATCAGTGACATTAAATTTAATACCGATACTGCCCGCCATTACAGACTCCCTGCCAGCACCGGCAAGCTGGCTAACTCTTTACGCTGAACATCCGAGAGCGCCGCGCCTTTATTCATTAAGCTCAGCGGCAAGCCGGTATGACCGCCATTAAGCGGTGCTCTGACGCCAATGACCTCCTTTCCCTGGCGAACGAGATAAACCAGCGTATCGCCATCGAGCAGCGTGGCATCCGGTTGCTGTAACAATTTCGGCAATTGTCCCCATAACGGGCCGGGGGCATCCAGTACCGCATTATCGAAAGCGGTTAAGGTTACCGTGGTGGGAGCCTGCCCGCGCATTTCCAGCTGCGTCAGGGTCTTGGGTTCAATAGCCCCAAGGTGACGTAACGAACCCTTGGGGCTGGGCTGGAGTGACACCTGATTAACCCAGCGTTTAACATCGGTTGAAACGGCATTTAACAGGGTTTTATCGCTCAGAGTTTCTTTGACGGCGAGGGATGCCAGGCGCGGAGAGGCCACCGTAGATTTATCCATCAGCCGCTGCCCCAACGCGGACAAGTTGCCCTGGCCCGGATTATGGCCAAAGCCTGCATCCGGGGTATACAGTTCACCATTGATACGAAAAGCCTGAACCGTGCGCGTATCATTTGGCCCCCACGCCTGTTGCACCGTCTCAATTCTGTCCTGGCTGGATTGCACCGTCAGGCTGTAACGGCTGATATCGGCCTCCGAACGCGCCCGAACCCGGCAGCGACAACGGTAGCCATCCGGTGGATACATAAACTGCCAGACCGGGTCGTCATAACGGGCGGTAAACCCATTCAGGGCGGCATGTTTAGGACGGGTTAGCCTGTCCATCACCGCGACCCGCTCCCAATAGGGGCGGAACTCGGCGTTGGCGAGTTGCTCTTCATAGCGGCCCGCGTTATAGGCTGACTGCATATTGGTCTGGAAGATGGTTTTCAGACGCCGGGGCGTGAGCTGTTTCCCCTCCAGAACGCCATCCGCGTCGGCCACCAGTCCTTTCCCCATCCAGCCTTTTTGTTCCAGTGCCGGGATAAGCTGCTTTTTAAACTGCTCAAAGGTGGTGCCGTTACGCAGGCTGTCACTCAGGCTCTGGCGGACATCTTCCAGCACATCCTGCTTCAATATCCCTGCCACGGTGAATGCCGTGGCATGGGCGCGGGCTTCCACATCATGCCAGTTGAAGCCGATGGTATAGCCCTTCGATTCAAAGTAGCGAATAGCCTCCTCTGGCTTGAGCGTCATCGCCTGGGCCAGATTGACATCAGCTTTCGGCATTGATATGCCCCCAGATATCAGCCACAAATATGGCCTGGGTCAGCAGCTGCTGGAGCTGATTATCATCCAGCGCCGGATAACTGGCCGCGATAATATTGATGGCCTCGTCAGGCGACTGGCCCTGATTCAGCGCAGCAACCAATGGCGCAATAAGTTTGCCCATGGCCTGATTGATGGCATCAGGCACTGTTTGCGCCTCATCCAGAACCACCTGCGCCGGATCATCCGTCTCCGGGTTCGCGGTTAATGCCGTAAAATATTTATACTGTAGGGGGGTAGATGCCAGAGATAAATTGGCTGACATCGGGGCGGGTTCTGGTGCGGTCAGTACCTCTTCGCCTTGCTGTGGTACAGGGATACCGAGTTTTTTATGTACCCAGGATGTTGGGATGCTCTTCATCCCGGCAATCACCAGATTAGATACCCCTTCAGAGAAGACTTTAATATCCTCAATATCGCGGGTATCAAAGACCAGTTTGGGCTGACGACGGGCGCTGACGTCTTTGCCATTGAGCGCCAGCAGCATCCGAATAAAGCCCCGGAAGAACCCCTCCAGTTGGCGGGCATCAGAGACCAGAATGTCATGACGCACATCGTTATGGACATTGCCCAGGGCATTGGTCGACGATTTGCCATCGGCCTGACTGGTGAGCGTTGCCCCTAAAATCACTTTGGACTCGGTGCGCTCCGCCCAGTCAATCATGGCCTGGAACGGGTCAGACTGACCTACGGCGGCTGAGTGAAACTCAATCGAACTGCCATCAGGAATAACCCCCGCCGCATCATGGCCCAGTGTCACCAGGGCATGAAGCAAGGAGTCTTTTTCTTTATCGGTGGCCCCCGGCATGTATTTACCGACACGCAAGGGCAGACCATAAATTTCTAAGAATTCCGCCATATCCCGCAAAGCATAGTTCTTAAACAGATACGGCCAGACCAGCACCCGGTATAAACCTGACTGTGCAATAAAGCCGGGTTTAGCGTTATGCGTATGCACCAGCCAGCCGAACGGCCAGAGCTCAGCACCATTAAAGGTGCCATCATTAAGGCGTATTTCGTCGTTGGTCTCCGGCGTAGTACTGAACCAGCGATGGGGGCGTAACACCATCTTGGTGGGTAACCAGGTATTGCCTTCCAGTTCCCAGGTCTCAATCTCCTGCGCGGCAAAGCCATGACCGATAGCATCAGCGGCATTGAGAATGACATCTTCCATATCTGGGATGGATTTCAACCAGGAAGAGACCACCATAGCCAGCTCTTTTTCAGCCGCAGTGGCGTTCTCTGGAGGCTCGATGCTCCAGTCCAGCGTCAACAAGGCATTCTTACGTTTGGCCATCTCCGAGAAAATATGCCCATCACGCTCCAGCATATCCTCAAACAAATCCGCCTGTGCGGACAGGTCACCCCGTTCTGCGGCTTCAAGAATATGGGGTAACTTGCGAATGCTCAGCCCCTTGGACGGATGCATTGGCCACTGGCGGTTAAGCTGTGCAACGCGTGAAGTCTGGGATTCTTTCAGGACTTCACGTTTAAGCGGACGACCATACTGGTCAACGATTTGTCCCATACTACCAACCTCCCGAGCCGAACCGACTACCGCGATCATTATCTCGGCTACGCGGCACCGGCGTAAATTCAAAGTGGCCCGCACCGGAAACAGCCAGCGCCCACAACATGTGCAGGGCGTCCGGGCCATCATCATGATCGGCTTTGGGGAAATGACGTAATTGTTCAATCAGCGTGGTCTGACTGGAATGCAGACGGATCAAGCCGTTCACCATGTGCGGCTGCAATGATTCGATGCGTAACAGCTTATCGGTGTGAGGTATCACGGCGCGGGCGGGCACTGGCACACCGGCAATAGCGGAGCGCTTGATGAGCTCGGTACGCAGGAACTCCTGAAACTGCACGGTTTCAATGCTCCACACCAGGCAACGATAAGTCTGCTGCAACTCGATAATGTCCGAGATTATCTTATCGGGAACCCGCTTACGGATAGCTGCCTCAACCACATCCAGAATGCCCGTGTAGCGGTTAAAGCCGCCGACCAATAAGGCGGAAGGGTCGCGGCTGGCACCCTGTTTACCCAGGCTAGGGTCACAAGCCCCGTAGAAAACCCACTCGGCCAGCCGGTTAACCCAAAAGTGAAACACACCTTCACCGGCAAAAATCGCATCTTCACCACTGACCGGATCATTCTGGTATTCAGCATCAAAGGTGGCATGGCCATCACGCGCACGGATAAGCATCAACGCGAGGATAGGACGCGCAGACCAGGACACCATGGCCCCTTCGTCCATCTCGGCACGGTGCTGCCGATAGTAGGCATTGGCCAGCATCTCGCCATCTGACCCGTTGTTACGCAGGATTTCTTCCCATTTATCCCACAGTGACATGTTGTCTGGCCAACGTATCAGGGCTTTAAAGCGGGCGACACGCCACAGCGGATTTTTAAGGGTACGGGACAGCACAGAATCATAGTGCAGAATAGTCCCGATGTAGATCACATCGAGCTTACCACCCGCCGTTCCCAGTGGTAACACGGTCTTCTTCAGCCAGTTTTCCAGCTTCTCGCGCTGCTCCGGGCTGCGGACTTGCTCGTCATTCTCAATATCATCCAGCACGACCAGGTCAGGCCGATATGGCCCATGGCGTAAACCGCGCAGCTTCTTACCTGAGCCTGCCACCTGCACCTTGATATCGTTACGGGTCAGGATAGTCCCCATCTGCCACACACGGCCCGCACCACAGATATCAGGGAAATCCATCAACAGACGCGGGTTATAGACCAGTTCCGCCTTGATGGCTTCCAGCATCGGATACGCCTGGTCGATGGAGTCCATTACGATGACCGGGTAATGCTTGATGCCACAAATGATTGTCCACAGTACAAAGAGCTGACTGACAAGGGTAGATTTTGCTTCACCACGCGGGGCGGCAATGGCATCGTTCTCGCCTTTGGGACTGGCGACTATCTCCGGCAGACGACTGAACAGATATTTATGCAGTTCGCTCTTATCTTTATGACGCACATAATGCGGGAAATAGTTCTCGATAAAGAACTCATACCCCGTCACCGGGTCTCTTACCTGCTGGTGACGCTGAGCAATAGCCGCCGCCGAGGGGTCAAAACCCACATCCTCGGCTTCAATGGTTCTGCGCAGGCTGGCGGCAAGGTCTGCCAGTTCGCTGACAAAGTCACGTGCGGTGAATTTCTTCGCCATAGGGCTATTCCAGCGCCTTATTGATTTCGTTGATAAGACGGTCACGACCTTGATGTGCCGTTTCGCCATATCCCGTATAAATTGACTGACGAATCAGCGCTAGACATTGATTCACCTTTTGAGCATTTATCAGGGAAGCCACACTGAATGCGTTCTTATGGGCGCTAGTTAATAACGCCCGATAGTCATACTTATCCATAGTGCTTCTCCAC contains:
- a CDS encoding phage protease; this encodes MKTLFAALAIEITKATHGTIQLFPAGEFRAVDGRPEECDHWVMNAEIAQRLIDAANAKLTPYVIDYEHQTLKAAKNGQPAPASGWFKTLEWREGKGLFAIDVKWTDAAAAMILKDEYRFISPVFSYNKSGHVLQILHAALTNTPALDDMDEVMLAAASVLAINSTSEGNAGMDELLEQLRWMLNLPLSTTQEEVMAELMKLIQRLSNDEGTAAASVNLLQMLDQYDTQIAALTAQVTTPDPVKWVSVEVMHQAVSEAVTQAQANMAALTSQQCDGLITAALSDGRLLPAQKAWAESLALANPDSLKSFLDKAPKIAALTQTQTGGKPPTGSPPASTHVDEDEVDTAICSLLGTDPKQIAEFIKGEKK
- a CDS encoding phage virion morphogenesis protein produces the protein MAGSIGIKFNVTDFERSLGELISKLEHREPLMRELAAAMGDAAEENFKNQGRPAWMGWSPAYAKKRAGGQILQLSGRLAASIVQESDNDSASVGTNSVYGPIHQFGGEIKRKARKQDVHFKQYKNGEVGNRFVKKSKSNFVQTTTVGAHTIKMPARPFLHLAEQDVEAMETTGLDYFQRVINGA
- a CDS encoding phage minor head protein codes for the protein MPKADVNLAQAMTLKPEEAIRYFESKGYTIGFNWHDVEARAHATAFTVAGILKQDVLEDVRQSLSDSLRNGTTFEQFKKQLIPALEQKGWMGKGLVADADGVLEGKQLTPRRLKTIFQTNMQSAYNAGRYEEQLANAEFRPYWERVAVMDRLTRPKHAALNGFTARYDDPVWQFMYPPDGYRCRCRVRARSEADISRYSLTVQSSQDRIETVQQAWGPNDTRTVQAFRINGELYTPDAGFGHNPGQGNLSALGQRLMDKSTVASPRLASLAVKETLSDKTLLNAVSTDVKRWVNQVSLQPSPKGSLRHLGAIEPKTLTQLEMRGQAPTTVTLTAFDNAVLDAPGPLWGQLPKLLQQPDATLLDGDTLVYLVRQGKEVIGVRAPLNGGHTGLPLSLMNKGAALSDVQRKELASLPVLAGSL
- a CDS encoding DUF935 domain-containing protein codes for the protein MGQIVDQYGRPLKREVLKESQTSRVAQLNRQWPMHPSKGLSIRKLPHILEAAERGDLSAQADLFEDMLERDGHIFSEMAKRKNALLTLDWSIEPPENATAAEKELAMVVSSWLKSIPDMEDVILNAADAIGHGFAAQEIETWELEGNTWLPTKMVLRPHRWFSTTPETNDEIRLNDGTFNGAELWPFGWLVHTHNAKPGFIAQSGLYRVLVWPYLFKNYALRDMAEFLEIYGLPLRVGKYMPGATDKEKDSLLHALVTLGHDAAGVIPDGSSIEFHSAAVGQSDPFQAMIDWAERTESKVILGATLTSQADGKSSTNALGNVHNDVRHDILVSDARQLEGFFRGFIRMLLALNGKDVSARRQPKLVFDTRDIEDIKVFSEGVSNLVIAGMKSIPTSWVHKKLGIPVPQQGEEVLTAPEPAPMSANLSLASTPLQYKYFTALTANPETDDPAQVVLDEAQTVPDAINQAMGKLIAPLVAALNQGQSPDEAINIIAASYPALDDNQLQQLLTQAIFVADIWGHINAES
- the terL gene encoding phage terminase large subunit; this translates as MAKKFTARDFVSELADLAASLRRTIEAEDVGFDPSAAAIAQRHQQVRDPVTGYEFFIENYFPHYVRHKDKSELHKYLFSRLPEIVASPKGENDAIAAPRGEAKSTLVSQLFVLWTIICGIKHYPVIVMDSIDQAYPMLEAIKAELVYNPRLLMDFPDICGAGRVWQMGTILTRNDIKVQVAGSGKKLRGLRHGPYRPDLVVLDDIENDEQVRSPEQREKLENWLKKTVLPLGTAGGKLDVIYIGTILHYDSVLSRTLKNPLWRVARFKALIRWPDNMSLWDKWEEILRNNGSDGEMLANAYYRQHRAEMDEGAMVSWSARPILALMLIRARDGHATFDAEYQNDPVSGEDAIFAGEGVFHFWVNRLAEWVFYGACDPSLGKQGASRDPSALLVGGFNRYTGILDVVEAAIRKRVPDKIISDIIELQQTYRCLVWSIETVQFQEFLRTELIKRSAIAGVPVPARAVIPHTDKLLRIESLQPHMVNGLIRLHSSQTTLIEQLRHFPKADHDDGPDALHMLWALAVSGAGHFEFTPVPRSRDNDRGSRFGSGGW